The following proteins are encoded in a genomic region of Desulfosporosinus youngiae DSM 17734:
- a CDS encoding energy-coupling factor transporter transmembrane component T, with amino-acid sequence MNKAFASYHPVVSFSFFVLIFILAMLLMHPVFVGLNLISACLFSWFLNGLKGLRFNLKFGLPMFLLVALANPLLNHRGKTVLFFFRDNPITLEATMYGLCSAASLIGIIVWFSCYNKVITSDKFLYLFAKVIPSIALLITMSIRMVYKLRGQLKMITAAQHAIGLDAKEGQVRQRIRRGMRTISILLSWAMEDGIETSDSMKARGYGLKNRSTFSLFKFSRRDGVMLGIIMALGAFCWAGYFAGYGVMRFYPSIAPLKTSSPALGMYLCFFALALMPSLIELRENVQWRSYKSMI; translated from the coding sequence ATGAATAAGGCGTTTGCCTCGTATCATCCTGTGGTTAGTTTCAGCTTTTTTGTCTTGATTTTCATATTAGCCATGCTTTTGATGCATCCCGTGTTCGTTGGCCTGAATCTAATCTCAGCCTGCCTGTTTTCCTGGTTTTTGAATGGTCTAAAGGGACTTCGCTTCAATCTTAAATTTGGACTGCCCATGTTTTTGTTGGTTGCACTGGCAAATCCTTTATTAAATCATCGGGGGAAAACGGTTTTATTCTTCTTCAGGGATAATCCCATTACCCTGGAAGCCACCATGTATGGTCTTTGTTCCGCAGCCTCCCTGATCGGGATCATTGTCTGGTTTTCTTGTTACAACAAAGTCATAACCTCGGATAAGTTTTTGTACTTATTCGCTAAAGTGATACCTTCGATTGCCCTGTTGATTACGATGAGCATCAGAATGGTCTACAAGCTGCGCGGTCAGTTGAAAATGATCACCGCCGCTCAGCATGCCATCGGTCTGGATGCAAAAGAAGGGCAGGTCAGGCAAAGAATTCGGCGGGGAATGAGAACGATTTCCATCCTGCTCAGCTGGGCGATGGAAGACGGGATAGAAACTTCAGATTCTATGAAAGCCAGGGGGTATGGCTTAAAAAACCGCTCCACCTTTTCTCTGTTTAAATTTTCCCGGCGGGATGGGGTTATGTTGGGCATCATCATGGCTCTGGGTGCATTCTGTTGGGCCGGTTATTTTGCGGGCTATGGTGTGATGCGCTTTTACCCGTCGATAGCCCCCCTCAAAACATCTTCTCCGGCGCTGGGAATGTATCTGTGTTTTTTTGCCCTGGCCTTAATGCCTAGTCTGATCGAATTAAGGGAGAATGTGCAATGGCGCTCTTACAAATCAATGATTTAA
- a CDS encoding DUF4430 domain-containing protein, whose product MKKVSVLLILIMLLSLVLTGCGGTKIANGDLPAGITKSVDDSAWKAEESSALETDGKRIEQQPDNTQAVHAALEPSTQESQSDQPSSENQESKSASAVSPPSSGSSGSSEGAVPALTAPPVPQPNTTAENTVTFSISCQTFVAKGFHLKEQFQEAVPADGIILPPTVVEFKEGEKVFDALKQVVRQHKIHMEYEGSKGTPYIQGISNLYEFDGGPLSGWMYCVNKVYPNYGCGEYKLKPGDLIEWNYTCDLGKDLGQTWLSE is encoded by the coding sequence ATGAAAAAAGTTTCTGTTTTACTCATCCTGATCATGCTGCTGTCCCTTGTCTTAACCGGCTGCGGAGGAACCAAGATTGCCAACGGCGATCTGCCGGCGGGAATCACTAAATCGGTGGATGATTCAGCCTGGAAAGCAGAGGAGAGCAGTGCGCTTGAAACCGATGGGAAACGTATTGAGCAACAGCCCGACAATACTCAGGCTGTTCACGCCGCTTTGGAGCCAAGCACGCAAGAGAGTCAATCTGATCAGCCCTCCTCAGAAAATCAGGAGAGCAAGTCAGCTTCAGCCGTGAGCCCGCCCAGTTCCGGCAGCTCTGGTTCAAGTGAGGGTGCCGTTCCGGCTCTTACAGCCCCTCCGGTCCCTCAGCCAAATACTACTGCTGAAAATACCGTCACCTTCTCGATTAGTTGCCAAACTTTCGTAGCTAAGGGTTTTCACCTTAAGGAACAATTTCAGGAGGCAGTGCCTGCCGACGGAATTATCCTGCCTCCCACGGTCGTGGAATTTAAAGAGGGAGAAAAGGTGTTTGACGCTCTGAAACAAGTGGTACGCCAACATAAAATTCATATGGAGTATGAAGGTTCGAAGGGTACCCCTTATATTCAGGGGATCAGTAATTTGTATGAATTCGACGGAGGCCCGTTGAGCGGTTGGATGTATTGTGTCAATAAAGTATATCCCAATTATGGCTGTGGAGAATACAAGCTCAAACCGGGAGATCTGATTGAGTGGAATTACACCTGCGACTTAGGTAAGGATCTGGGACAGACCTGGTTGAGTGAGTAG
- a CDS encoding ABC transporter ATP-binding protein: MALLQINDLSFTYPESSHKALDKINLAVEEGELILLIGVSGCGKSTLLRHIKRELAPHGHKRGEVCYAGVEIEHLDQRTAVTEIGFVLQNPETQIVTDRVWHELAFGLENLGLEKGEIRRKVAEMASFFGIDSWFRKSVDDLSGGQKQILNLASIMAMQPKLLLLDEPTAQLDPIAAQEFLAMIEKINRDLGVTVILSEHRLEEVFPLADRVVVMEGGQVFCADKPEKVAQVLGADSSKVIFKGLPSPIRIYSELPIGEKCPLTVREGRQWLIQQVLPNLAETDSLDQMGQPAKSVWTGNTKAERSRPALETKEIWFKYSAEGSDILRGVSLQAYAGETLCVLGGNGTGKTTLLGVLSGVLKIKRGQVWVDGKKLTDFKYGELYRHNLAMLPQNPKALFVSDTVRGDLEEAAELISRDKTVRELTISKVMEELGIEELARRHPYDLSGGEQQKAGIAKLLLLQPKVILLDEPTKGLDAYSKEGLAQIFFRLRSQGAAIVVVTHDLEFAAEYGDRCAMMFDGEIVSEGNPREFFAGNSFYTTAANRMARGIFSQAVTCKDVIKQCQIGFA; encoded by the coding sequence ATGGCGCTCTTACAAATCAATGATTTAAGCTTTACTTATCCTGAATCCTCGCACAAAGCACTGGATAAGATCAATCTGGCGGTGGAGGAGGGAGAGCTGATTCTGCTTATTGGTGTGTCCGGATGCGGTAAAAGCACCTTACTTCGTCATATCAAACGGGAATTGGCGCCTCATGGTCATAAACGTGGGGAAGTCTGCTACGCAGGTGTAGAAATTGAACACTTAGATCAACGGACTGCCGTCACAGAGATTGGCTTTGTGCTGCAAAATCCCGAGACTCAGATTGTGACGGACAGGGTCTGGCATGAACTGGCCTTTGGTCTGGAAAACTTAGGGCTGGAGAAGGGGGAGATCCGGCGGAAGGTCGCGGAAATGGCCAGCTTTTTCGGGATTGACAGCTGGTTCAGAAAATCAGTGGATGATTTATCCGGAGGGCAAAAGCAAATTTTAAATCTAGCTTCAATCATGGCCATGCAGCCAAAATTGCTTTTATTGGATGAGCCTACCGCTCAGCTGGACCCTATTGCTGCCCAGGAGTTTCTCGCCATGATCGAAAAGATTAATCGTGACTTGGGCGTTACGGTCATTTTAAGCGAACACCGGCTGGAGGAAGTCTTTCCCCTGGCCGACAGGGTGGTTGTGATGGAAGGGGGGCAGGTCTTCTGTGCTGACAAGCCGGAGAAAGTTGCCCAGGTGTTAGGGGCGGACAGCAGTAAGGTGATCTTTAAAGGTCTGCCATCGCCTATTCGGATTTATAGTGAATTGCCGATAGGGGAGAAGTGTCCTTTGACTGTGCGGGAAGGGCGGCAATGGCTGATTCAGCAGGTTCTGCCTAATTTGGCTGAAACGGATAGCCTGGATCAGATGGGTCAGCCGGCAAAATCTGTTTGGACTGGAAACACAAAGGCGGAGCGAAGCAGGCCGGCCCTTGAAACCAAGGAAATCTGGTTTAAGTATTCTGCAGAAGGAAGTGACATCTTGAGGGGCGTGTCCTTGCAGGCTTACGCCGGAGAAACGCTTTGTGTGCTGGGCGGCAATGGCACAGGCAAGACCACTCTTTTAGGTGTGCTGTCCGGAGTCCTGAAAATAAAAAGAGGGCAGGTATGGGTGGATGGGAAAAAGCTGACGGATTTTAAATACGGTGAACTCTATCGGCATAATTTGGCGATGTTGCCCCAGAATCCTAAAGCACTGTTTGTATCGGATACGGTGCGGGGGGACCTGGAAGAAGCGGCAGAGCTGATCAGCCGGGATAAGACCGTACGAGAGCTGACAATCTCCAAAGTGATGGAAGAATTGGGCATTGAAGAGCTGGCTCGGCGTCATCCCTATGATTTAAGCGGAGGAGAGCAGCAAAAGGCCGGGATAGCCAAGCTTCTGCTCCTCCAGCCCAAGGTTATCCTGCTTGATGAACCGACTAAAGGACTGGACGCTTATTCTAAGGAAGGATTAGCCCAGATTTTCTTCCGTCTGCGTTCTCAAGGGGCAGCGATTGTTGTAGTGACTCATGACCTTGAATTTGCGGCTGAATACGGGGATCGCTGTGCCATGATGTTTGATGGAGAGATCGTCTCGGAGGGGAATCCCCGGGAGTTTTTTGCCGGGAATAGCTTTTACACAACCGCAGCCAACCGCATGGCCCGGGGCATCTTTTCCCAAGCGGTTACTTGCAAGGATGTGATTAAACAATGTCAAATAGGATTCGCATAA
- a CDS encoding ECF transporter S component has product MSNRIRIIRWVLMMTVPCLLVVSTLRGDKNYGLLSILLIILIMIPFFLSFERRRPEARELVVIAVMAGIGALGRVAFAPIPHFKPTSAVVIITAMVFGPEAGFLTGAVAALTSNLFFGQGPWTPWQMFCWGMIGFAAGMLRNAGWLKSRPGLAVFGFMTGFGFGWVMNIWYIIGFIEPITYQAVIAAYISSFWFDFTHALSTLIFLVVLANPWIKKLERIKKKFGLLDNGKEGRDDVVLEPSLIGKTLDK; this is encoded by the coding sequence ATGTCAAATAGGATTCGCATAATCCGTTGGGTATTGATGATGACAGTGCCCTGCTTATTGGTCGTTTCAACGTTGAGGGGAGATAAGAATTATGGTTTATTGAGTATTTTATTGATCATTCTGATCATGATTCCTTTTTTCCTGAGTTTTGAAAGACGCAGGCCAGAGGCCAGGGAGCTGGTAGTTATCGCAGTCATGGCCGGAATTGGTGCTTTAGGGCGAGTGGCTTTTGCCCCGATCCCTCATTTTAAACCCACCTCGGCTGTCGTGATTATTACCGCTATGGTGTTTGGACCGGAGGCCGGTTTTTTGACAGGTGCTGTAGCGGCACTCACCTCTAATCTGTTTTTCGGGCAAGGGCCATGGACCCCGTGGCAGATGTTTTGCTGGGGAATGATCGGCTTTGCGGCCGGAATGCTCAGAAACGCCGGTTGGCTGAAAAGCAGGCCGGGTTTAGCCGTCTTCGGTTTTATGACAGGCTTTGGCTTTGGTTGGGTCATGAATATTTGGTATATCATTGGCTTTATTGAACCCATCACCTATCAGGCCGTTATTGCAGCTTACATCTCCAGTTTCTGGTTTGATTTTACGCACGCTCTTTCTACCTTGATCTTTCTCGTGGTTTTAGCTAATCCTTGGATTAAAAAGCTGGAACGAATTAAAAAGAAGTTTGGTTTGCTGGATAATGGAAAAGAGGGTAGAGATGATGTTGTTTTAGAACCCTCATTAATTGGAAAGACGCTGGATAAATAG
- a CDS encoding cell wall-binding repeat-containing protein gives MKRIIKQGLGTFLTCLLLLSTLVTGLAAEAQAQTAANQGTASRTTVDQVINALEQWERASIQAAFQTASEQEIVDPTVYNWPTIGLGRLERYDGLSVYLAENEKYIQQNWNSILRKVTDLARISLAVGAAQGNPQDYGGKDLIAEIYNYPNIEAQGINGPIFALIALDSGRYELPATAKWTRDKLLEIILSKQLSDGGFSLDGTGNGDVDITAMAIQGLAPYYRAGLPEVKAVVDKALAYLAQAQEADGGFRSWGTKNSESVCQTIIALCSIGIDIDTDARFIKNSNTLLSDLLKFKSNDGGFRHTLEDSTNPMASEQALIALAAYVRFQDEKSGLYDYHPEKPISIPALSNEQTGPAMPEILRIAGADCYATAVEIAKRNFPQGAETVILARGDVSADALPAVPLARKYQAPLLLTPSDQLPSQVFNEIRALGAKKVLIMGGEGAIGRQVSAVLDQAGLDVQRVSGNDHYSTAYEIAKLLGTQGQAVIVSGDYSHSYPDALSISAWAAYNGVPVLYADRSAQLPKPTGQAISELGVKQTLLIGGTAVLPLELEQILPDPKRYSGQTLYDTNAIVLGQLQPNPTKIFVATGGGFADALAGAAVAGQSNAWILLTERGSNEGKGLTGGQEQLLRSARDLVTETYVLGGAAVISDSTLQALKQILQAGTP, from the coding sequence ATGAAAAGAATAATTAAACAGGGTTTAGGAACGTTTCTGACCTGCCTGCTGCTGCTGAGTACGTTAGTGACCGGTTTAGCCGCGGAAGCCCAAGCTCAGACTGCAGCCAACCAAGGAACAGCGAGCCGCACGACGGTGGATCAGGTAATCAATGCTTTAGAGCAATGGGAAAGGGCATCTATTCAAGCCGCTTTTCAGACAGCGTCTGAGCAAGAGATTGTCGACCCTACAGTGTATAACTGGCCGACAATTGGCCTGGGCAGACTGGAACGGTATGATGGGCTCTCCGTTTACCTGGCGGAGAATGAAAAATATATCCAACAGAATTGGAATTCTATTTTGCGAAAGGTGACAGATCTGGCCAGAATCAGTTTGGCAGTTGGGGCAGCTCAGGGAAATCCCCAGGATTACGGCGGCAAAGATTTGATCGCCGAGATTTATAACTATCCTAACATTGAAGCCCAAGGTATTAATGGACCAATTTTTGCTTTGATTGCCTTGGACAGCGGCAGATATGAGCTGCCTGCCACGGCCAAGTGGACGCGGGATAAACTATTAGAGATTATTTTAAGCAAGCAATTGTCCGATGGAGGCTTTTCCTTGGATGGTACTGGAAATGGGGATGTGGATATTACCGCCATGGCAATCCAAGGCTTGGCTCCATACTACAGGGCAGGGCTGCCTGAGGTGAAAGCGGTCGTAGATAAGGCTCTGGCTTATTTAGCTCAGGCCCAGGAAGCGGACGGGGGCTTCAGATCCTGGGGCACGAAAAACAGTGAAAGTGTCTGTCAGACGATCATCGCTCTGTGTTCCATTGGGATCGACATAGATACGGATGCCCGTTTTATTAAGAATTCCAACACGTTGTTAAGTGATTTGCTTAAATTCAAGTCCAATGATGGCGGTTTTAGACACACTTTAGAGGACAGCACGAACCCTATGGCTTCAGAACAAGCCTTGATTGCGCTAGCGGCCTATGTAAGGTTTCAGGATGAAAAGTCCGGTTTGTATGACTATCATCCGGAAAAGCCTATTTCTATTCCAGCCCTTTCTAATGAACAAACCGGCCCTGCGATGCCTGAGATCCTGCGAATCGCCGGAGCGGATTGTTACGCTACAGCGGTGGAAATTGCTAAACGGAATTTCCCGCAGGGAGCAGAAACGGTCATTCTTGCCCGGGGGGATGTTTCGGCCGATGCTCTGCCGGCTGTGCCTTTGGCCAGGAAGTATCAGGCACCCCTCTTGCTGACTCCCTCTGATCAACTGCCGAGTCAGGTTTTTAATGAAATTCGAGCCTTGGGAGCAAAAAAGGTTTTGATCATGGGAGGAGAGGGCGCAATTGGCAGACAGGTGTCCGCTGTCTTAGATCAAGCGGGACTTGACGTACAGAGAGTATCCGGCAACGATCACTACTCCACGGCTTATGAAATTGCTAAACTGCTGGGGACTCAAGGGCAGGCTGTGATCGTCAGCGGAGATTATAGTCACAGCTACCCTGATGCGCTCTCCATCTCAGCTTGGGCGGCTTATAACGGTGTGCCCGTCCTCTATGCAGATAGATCTGCCCAACTGCCTAAGCCGACAGGGCAGGCTATCTCTGAACTGGGAGTCAAACAAACCCTCCTGATCGGCGGCACAGCCGTACTGCCGCTGGAATTAGAACAAATACTTCCTGACCCGAAACGCTATAGCGGCCAAACCCTTTATGATACCAATGCCATAGTTTTGGGTCAACTCCAGCCTAATCCCACAAAAATCTTTGTAGCTACCGGAGGCGGGTTTGCCGATGCCTTGGCCGGGGCAGCCGTTGCCGGTCAGTCTAATGCCTGGATTTTACTGACCGAACGAGGATCAAATGAGGGAAAAGGTTTGACCGGCGGGCAAGAGCAGCTTCTCCGCTCGGCCCGCGATCTTGTCACAGAGACCTATGTTCTGGGCGGCGCCGCCGTTATATCCGACAGCACGCTGCAGGCCCTAAAGCAGATTCTCCAAGCCGGCACTCCATAA
- a CDS encoding cell wall-binding repeat-containing protein, producing the protein MRLSKQFLRVLVLLMTFVMLCPTGALAQVNSPSPGEVNRLVAYQENLTLSVYAEGRQVTVNGKTTPDTQVSLVVARSLDGEKCYLDQTSSNQAGLYQFALDMDSGDYRVNVTSNGIYQQKNLRVNDARQATVSVRVEGLSQTLLPQKSIEIFDGETTVMEAVKKALDGNAVPYEIANNMINWIGKDQEKDWQWLINGTSGMALPTTPLKQSDQIVMVSGKLWNPSLTRLSVEGKNEDISVKSGTEFKVTLENYSGGGYLPTEDQPVTFAGSTKYTNDKGQVTFQADEKGVYGITAQTEGNFIRPVPLTVVVSTTGLDPYPVEDSDTFQVRMRIEGYRGTVFDGNISFKPETYKNKTTGKYEITDPDGKKYSFNYPTVLMATIAAWNKKSIRDNKVTFNDNYVARMAGEEEFDFKAQHPTCGWLVRVNDRLINQGVGVWEIEDGDTVEWFYGDIKSSFGYLDLSSSSLNTGDKLLVKVTAKGNGGVDGGDSTTRTTVSGATVHVGSETYITDAKGEAEITMNRSGSFTVYADKTDSGSSYKGYNFPLMARTEKATVTVKGPEVSIPIEEVIPVIDYTDYNQTILATLETVTPEQLAAARLPENTPAVNPENTEPTVLKTMDGVQLTIPPGALRLWSGPVQFSVEVGQVTVPPQAELGAMVLDPIKYQREFSLVDQAQDRVEFASPVTLTFPINPEDLPEGVSTRQLAFYLWNSAKGDWVKQGGVYDSSAKTLSLTTYHFSTYAVMADTAPTPKRIAGQERYDTANQASAYGWKAGADHVILANAYAYSDVLAAVPLAYKNQAPILLTEAAVLTPSTFEQLKKLNPKKVTLIGGTSVISQVIQDQLNQLYGAENVIRCGGRDLYETAALIAKTLGTTGQAVIANGGPASYADALAISSYAGYHGIPILFTERTALPAETLQALADQKVSQTLVVGGGYVVPEEIYRQLPGAVRYGGVDLYETATKLAEGLELNPSKVYVATGLNFADALTAGNLAARTLSPIVLVNEGIPSSTLNFLHNHQTQQSELIILGGEGIIRADQESALRSALTPSPEGTESIEGTVSTESPE; encoded by the coding sequence GTGCGATTATCAAAGCAATTTCTAAGAGTTCTGGTCCTGCTGATGACCTTTGTCATGCTCTGCCCAACGGGGGCCTTAGCCCAGGTCAACAGCCCGTCGCCGGGAGAGGTTAACCGGCTGGTTGCTTATCAGGAGAACCTAACCCTGTCGGTGTATGCTGAAGGCAGACAAGTTACGGTCAATGGCAAAACCACTCCCGATACCCAGGTATCCCTGGTGGTTGCCCGCAGTCTGGACGGAGAAAAGTGTTATCTGGATCAAACCAGCTCAAATCAAGCAGGCCTGTATCAATTTGCTTTGGACATGGACTCAGGGGATTATCGGGTTAATGTCACCAGCAACGGTATCTATCAGCAGAAGAATTTAAGGGTTAATGACGCCCGTCAGGCTACGGTAAGTGTACGGGTCGAAGGACTGAGCCAGACTCTTTTACCTCAAAAAAGCATCGAAATTTTTGATGGTGAAACAACTGTCATGGAAGCGGTCAAAAAAGCTTTGGATGGGAATGCTGTTCCCTATGAAATAGCTAACAACATGATTAACTGGATCGGCAAAGATCAAGAGAAAGACTGGCAGTGGCTGATCAATGGCACAAGCGGGATGGCCCTTCCCACCACCCCTCTGAAGCAAAGTGATCAGATCGTCATGGTCAGCGGCAAGCTCTGGAATCCCAGCCTTACCCGGCTCAGTGTGGAAGGGAAAAATGAGGACATTTCGGTAAAGTCAGGAACAGAGTTCAAGGTTACGCTCGAAAACTACTCCGGGGGAGGGTACTTGCCGACAGAGGATCAACCGGTCACATTTGCCGGGAGCACCAAGTATACCAATGACAAAGGGCAGGTTACCTTCCAGGCGGATGAAAAGGGAGTCTATGGAATAACCGCCCAAACCGAGGGGAATTTCATCCGCCCTGTTCCATTGACGGTGGTGGTTTCCACCACCGGGTTGGACCCGTATCCGGTAGAAGATAGCGATACCTTTCAGGTCAGGATGCGTATTGAGGGCTACCGGGGAACTGTCTTTGACGGTAATATCAGCTTTAAGCCCGAAACCTATAAAAATAAGACAACCGGCAAGTATGAAATTACTGATCCGGACGGAAAAAAATATTCGTTTAACTATCCTACTGTTCTAATGGCTACGATTGCGGCCTGGAACAAGAAAAGCATCCGGGACAATAAAGTGACCTTTAACGACAACTATGTAGCCCGCATGGCCGGGGAAGAGGAATTTGATTTTAAGGCGCAGCACCCTACCTGCGGCTGGCTGGTTCGGGTTAACGACCGCTTGATTAATCAAGGGGTCGGGGTATGGGAGATTGAGGACGGGGATACGGTGGAGTGGTTCTATGGGGATATCAAGAGCTCATTCGGTTATCTCGATCTTAGTTCTTCATCCTTAAACACCGGGGATAAACTCCTTGTTAAAGTTACCGCTAAAGGCAATGGCGGGGTGGATGGGGGAGATTCCACGACCAGGACAACCGTGAGCGGAGCTACGGTCCACGTTGGTTCAGAAACCTACATCACTGATGCGAAAGGTGAAGCTGAGATCACGATGAACCGATCCGGCAGCTTCACGGTTTATGCAGACAAAACTGATTCCGGCTCATCCTACAAAGGGTATAACTTTCCCCTCATGGCCCGCACGGAAAAAGCTACGGTGACAGTCAAGGGGCCGGAGGTTAGTATTCCCATCGAAGAAGTAATTCCAGTGATCGACTATACAGATTATAATCAAACGATTTTGGCGACGTTGGAAACGGTTACCCCGGAACAGTTGGCAGCGGCCAGGCTGCCGGAAAATACTCCCGCTGTTAATCCGGAGAATACAGAGCCGACGGTGTTAAAGACTATGGATGGAGTGCAGCTGACCATACCCCCGGGGGCACTCAGGCTTTGGAGTGGTCCGGTACAATTTTCCGTGGAGGTAGGACAGGTGACAGTTCCTCCCCAGGCTGAGCTAGGAGCCATGGTGCTTGATCCCATCAAATACCAGCGTGAGTTTAGCTTGGTGGATCAGGCTCAGGATAGGGTTGAGTTTGCCTCCCCGGTGACCTTGACCTTCCCCATTAACCCAGAGGATCTGCCGGAAGGGGTATCGACAAGGCAACTTGCGTTTTATTTGTGGAATTCAGCCAAAGGGGATTGGGTCAAACAGGGCGGAGTGTATGATTCGAGCGCGAAGACCCTTTCACTGACCACCTATCATTTTTCCACCTATGCGGTAATGGCTGATACGGCGCCCACCCCGAAGCGGATCGCCGGGCAGGAACGTTATGACACGGCCAACCAAGCCTCCGCTTACGGCTGGAAAGCCGGGGCGGATCATGTGATACTGGCCAATGCCTATGCTTATTCGGATGTTTTGGCCGCTGTACCTTTGGCCTATAAAAACCAGGCCCCGATTTTGCTGACTGAGGCTGCCGTTTTAACCCCTTCGACGTTTGAGCAGTTAAAGAAGCTAAATCCTAAAAAAGTAACCTTAATTGGAGGAACCAGCGTTATTTCCCAAGTCATTCAGGATCAGCTCAATCAGCTTTATGGAGCAGAAAATGTTATACGCTGCGGCGGTAGGGATCTTTATGAAACGGCTGCTCTGATTGCCAAAACTCTGGGAACTACGGGCCAAGCTGTGATCGCCAATGGAGGACCTGCCAGCTATGCGGATGCTTTGGCAATCTCCAGCTATGCCGGTTATCATGGCATACCGATTCTTTTCACAGAGCGAACCGCTTTGCCGGCTGAGACGCTCCAGGCCTTAGCCGATCAAAAAGTAAGTCAAACCCTGGTTGTAGGCGGCGGCTATGTTGTGCCTGAGGAAATCTATCGGCAACTGCCGGGGGCTGTGCGTTATGGCGGAGTGGATCTTTACGAGACAGCCACCAAGCTTGCCGAAGGATTAGAGCTTAATCCAAGCAAGGTGTATGTAGCTACCGGGCTGAACTTTGCGGATGCGCTTACAGCAGGCAATCTTGCAGCGCGCACGCTTTCCCCTATTGTCTTAGTTAACGAGGGGATCCCCAGCTCCACTTTGAATTTCCTGCATAACCATCAGACTCAGCAGTCTGAGCTAATTATTCTAGGTGGAGAAGGAATTATCAGGGCGGATCAGGAAAGCGCGCTTCGCTCTGCTCTAACCCCCTCACCTGAAGGAACTGAAAGTATAGAGGGTACGGTAAGTACAGAAAGCCCGGAGTGA